Proteins co-encoded in one Lynx canadensis isolate LIC74 chromosome C1, mLynCan4.pri.v2, whole genome shotgun sequence genomic window:
- the GABRD gene encoding gamma-aminobutyric acid receptor subunit delta has product MDALAWLLPPLLMLCAQQHRGARAMNDIGDYVGSNLEISWLPNLDGLIEGYARNFRPGIGGPPVNVALAIEVASIDHISEVNMEYTMTVFLHQSWRDSRLAYNHTNETLGLDSRFVDKLWLPDTFIVNAKSAWFHDVTVENKLIRLQPDGVILYSIRITSTVACDMDLAKYPMDEQECMLHLESYGYSSEDIVYYWSENQEQIHGLNKLQLAQFTITSYHFATELMNFKSAGQFPRLSLHFHLRRNRGVYIIQSYMPSILLVAMSWVSFWISQAAVPARVSLGITTVLTMTTLMVSARSSLPRASAIKALDVYFWICYVFVFAALVEYAFAHFNADYRKKQKAKVKATEQRTEMDVKNAIVLFSLSAAGVTQELAVSRRPCRTPGNLMGTYRCVEMETGEAKKRGGRRSGGQGGLRGLFKPIDADTIDIYARAVFPAAFVVVNVVYWAAYTM; this is encoded by the exons ATGGACGCGCTGGCCTGGCTGCTGCCCCCGCTCCTGATGCTCTGCGCGCAGCAGCACCGCGGCGCCAG AGCAATGAATGATATTGGGGACTATGTTGGTTCCAATCTGGAGATATCCTGGCTTCCCAACCTGGATGGCTTGATAGAGGGCTATGCGCGCAACTTCCGGCCTGGCATTGGAG GGCCTCCTGTGAACGTGGCCCTCGCCATCGAGGTGGCCAGCATCGACCACATCTCAGAGGTGAACATG GAATACACCATGACCGTGTTCCTGCACCAGAGCTGGCGGGACAGCAGGCTGGCCTACAACCACACCAACGAGACCCTGGGCCTGGACAGCCGCTTCGTGGACAAGCTGTGGCTCCCAGACACCTTCATTGTGAATGCCAAGTCCGCCTGGTTCCACGACGTGACTGTGGAGAACAAGCTTATCCGGCTGCAGCCTGACGGGGTGATCCTGTACAGCATCCG AATCACCTCCACGGTGGCCTGCGACATGGACCTGGCCAAGTACCCCATGGACGAGCAAGAGTGCATGCTGCATCTGGAGAGCT ATGGCTACTCATCCGAGGACATCGTGTACTACTGGTCTGAGAACCAGGAGCAGATCCACGGGCTGAACAAGCTGCAGCTGGCCCAGTTCACCATCACCAGCTACCACTTTGCCACGGAGCTCATGAACTTCAAATCGG CTGGTCAGTTCCCTCGGCTCAGCCTGCATTTCCACCTCCGGAGGAATCGGGGCGTCTACATCATCCAGTCCTACATGCCCTCCATCCTCCTAGTTGCCATGTCCTGGGTCTCCTTCTGGATCAGCCAGGCAGCGGTGCCCGCCAGGGTGTCTCTAG GCATTACCACGGTGCTGACCATGACCACGCTGATGGTGAGTGCCCGCTCTTCCCTCCCGCGGGCCTCGGCCATCAAGGCGCTGGACGTGTACTTCTGGATCTGCTACGTCTTCGTGTTTGCTGCGTTGGTGGAGTATGCCTTTGCCCACTTCAATGCTGACTACCGGAAGAAGCAAAAGGCCAAGGTCAAGGCCACAGAGCAGAGAACAGAG ATGGACGTGAAGAATGCCATTGTGCTCTTCTCCCTGTCGGCCGCTGGCGTCACCCAGGAGTTGGCAGTGTCCCGCCGGCCCTGCCGCACGCCTGGGAACCTCATGGGCACCTACAGGTGTGTGGAGATGGAGACGGGGGAGGCCAAGAAGCGGGGCGGGCGCCGCTCGGGGGGCCAGGGAGGCCTCCGTGGGCTTTTCAAGCCCATCGACGCAGACACCATCGACATCTACGCCCGCGCAGTGTTCCCTGCTGCCTTCGTGGTGGTCAATGTCGTCTACTGGGCAGCCTACACCATGTGA